A genome region from Roseofilum reptotaenium CS-1145 includes the following:
- a CDS encoding RICIN domain-containing protein, with the protein MLKKLLGISLFSTIAISSSIVLAAPSIPRPDKNGDYTYVREADRWRVVDSEGLNCRSRPGTRFVVLEVKRPGAVLRRTIGSPSIRNDGRGLPWLLVEARDGSPCFVRANRRFIEPIVERVERSQSSSRPSQSTEGFLRNKLSGRCLDIAGRPGDAGPARLGGNAGSNAQIWDCSYDNPQQDDHVWVLNSRGYLIEKNSGHCLDVVGAPGTHNGANIALGLCEFSGYAGGARTDQRWELLRGGYLRNMVSGRCIDVAGSPGVNNGTNVQLTRCELSGESGGGRSDQRWEFVSR; encoded by the coding sequence ATGTTGAAGAAATTACTAGGCATAAGTTTGTTTTCTACAATTGCTATTTCTTCTAGCATTGTACTCGCTGCTCCTTCAATACCTAGACCCGATAAAAATGGTGACTATACCTATGTAAGAGAAGCAGATCGCTGGCGGGTTGTAGATTCAGAGGGTCTAAACTGCCGATCTCGTCCGGGAACTAGGTTTGTTGTTCTAGAGGTTAAACGGCCAGGCGCTGTTCTTAGGAGAACAATTGGTTCTCCTTCTATTCGTAACGATGGAAGAGGATTACCTTGGCTACTGGTTGAGGCGCGAGATGGTTCTCCTTGTTTTGTTAGGGCTAATCGTCGCTTTATTGAACCCATAGTAGAACGAGTAGAGCGCTCTCAAAGTTCTAGTAGACCTTCTCAATCCACTGAAGGATTTCTGCGCAATAAATTATCCGGTAGATGTTTGGATATTGCAGGTCGTCCAGGAGATGCTGGTCCAGCAAGACTTGGTGGTAATGCTGGTAGTAATGCCCAAATATGGGATTGTTCATACGATAATCCTCAACAAGACGATCATGTTTGGGTATTAAACTCACGAGGATACTTAATTGAAAAAAATTCAGGGCACTGCCTAGATGTAGTTGGCGCACCAGGAACTCACAACGGAGCTAATATTGCATTAGGTCTCTGTGAGTTTTCTGGTTATGCTGGTGGCGCTCGGACAGATCAACGCTGGGAACTTTTACGAGGAGGTTATCTCCGAAACATGGTCTCAGGTAGATGCATTGATGTTGCTGGATCGCCTGGAGTAAATAACGGTACAAATGTCCAACTAACTAGGTGTGAATTGTCTGGTGAGTCTGGTGGAGGTCGGAGCGATCAGCGATGGGAATTTGTTTCTCGTTAA